One genomic window of Candidatus Hydrogenedens sp. includes the following:
- a CDS encoding Ca2+-dependent phosphoinositide-specific phospholipase C: protein MKEVETPRINQIQVIGTHNSYHKKPEYISWAKNYVKETEDWDYEHLPLDVQLDNGVRSFELDIHNTPEGWKVMHVPKFDEKSTCPNLQECLRVICEWSNRNPEHVPISVLLEWKSEGPIIDKTITAPIKKDIERIEKDILAVWSRDRIITPDSVRGDFKTLEEAILKKGWPTLEESRGKIMFIFHNKRELRELYLEGHPNLEGRLMFVNSYPGKPYSATIIIDNPFNEEIPMWVQKGYFIRVFGGDPKSQNSDKAKLKNDKAFSCGAQIISTDNPPGEPHPETGYVMLFPDGSTVRWNPINEPLNNSIPPEPKLHNNAYQSK, encoded by the coding sequence TTGAAAGAAGTAGAAACTCCGAGGATAAATCAAATTCAGGTTATAGGAACCCATAATAGTTATCATAAAAAACCAGAATATATTTCATGGGCGAAAAATTACGTAAAAGAAACGGAGGACTGGGATTATGAACATTTACCGTTAGATGTCCAATTGGATAATGGTGTGCGTAGTTTCGAGTTAGATATCCATAATACACCTGAAGGCTGGAAGGTGATGCACGTCCCCAAATTTGACGAAAAAAGTACCTGTCCGAATTTACAGGAATGCTTACGAGTTATATGTGAATGGTCAAATCGAAACCCAGAACATGTACCAATTAGTGTCCTACTTGAGTGGAAATCGGAAGGACCTATTATTGACAAAACTATAACTGCCCCAATAAAGAAAGATATTGAGCGAATTGAAAAAGACATACTCGCTGTATGGAGCAGAGATAGGATAATTACACCAGATAGTGTCCGTGGTGATTTCAAAACACTGGAAGAAGCGATACTAAAAAAAGGCTGGCCTACCCTGGAAGAGTCAAGGGGCAAGATTATGTTTATCTTTCATAATAAAAGAGAATTGAGGGAACTTTATTTAGAGGGACATCCAAATTTAGAAGGGCGATTAATGTTTGTCAACTCATATCCTGGCAAGCCTTACTCTGCAACCATAATAATTGATAACCCTTTTAATGAAGAAATACCGATGTGGGTTCAAAAAGGATATTTTATCAGGGTATTTGGAGGTGACCCTAAATCACAAAACTCCGACAAAGCTAAATTAAAAAATGATAAAGCATTTTCTTGTGGTGCTCAAATTATCTCAACAGACAACCCACCAGGAGAACCTCATCCTGAGACAGGTTACGTTATGTTGTTTCCAGATGGCTCAACTGTGCGGTGGAACCCTATTAATGAACCCTTAAATAATAGTATACCTCCAGAACCAAAATTGCATAATAATGCATATCAAAGTAAATGA